GATCTGGGCCACCGGGATGGATGTCAGCGGCGAGTCGAAGATCTGGCGAGACGCTTATGCCCGGGACCGGCAGTCGGTCCCCTGGCTCCTGATCAGCAACGGCAAGGAAGGCTTCGAGGGGCCTCTCCCGAAGTCGTTCAACGAAACCCTCGAATTGTTGAAGAAATACGGAGGGCAATGATGTCGAAGGAACTCATCATCCACGATGGCAACTACAAGGATCATCTGGCCCCGATTATCGACGGCCGGCAGGCCTCGACCGGTTTGATCGAGCGGGATTATGCGAAGCATCCTCCGGGCTGTTATGCGACCGTCGACGCCGTGGATGTGCCGATCATCCCGAGATCCGAGTGGTCCGCTCGGATCAAGGAGATGGAGGAGACCAAGAGCCGTCTCTCCGATATCCGCAATACCGGCAACTTCGGGAAGCGAATCCCCTCACTGAACCAGAACCCTTATAGCTTTTGCTGGGCTCACAGTGCGACGCACGCGACCATGATGCTGCGGGCGATCTTCAACCTGCCCTATGTGCCTTTGAGCGCGTTCGCGGTCGCCTGCATGATCAAGAACTACCGCAACGAAGGCGGCTGGGGAGCGGAGGCCCTGGACTTCATTTCGCAGCGAGGCGTCCCCGATCAGAAGTTCTGGGCTCAGCAGTCGATGAGCCGCTCTAACGACAATCCGGCCACCTGGGCGAATGCAGCTCTGCACCGTGTCACCGCGGGTTGGATCGACATCAAGGCTCCGGTTTACAACCGCACGATGCCCTTCGACCAGGTGTTCAGCTTGCTCCTCACTCGGACGCCGGGAATCGGCGACTACTACTGGTGGAGACATTCGGTCAATCTGCTCGACCCGGTCGAAGTCGAGCGCAATTCTTTCGGTATTCGCATCTGGAATTCCTGGGGCGACGAGTGGTCCGACTACGGCACCGCAGTCCTCCAGGGCGACAAAGCCATCCCGAACGGAGCCACGGCTCCTCGGTTGATCACCGCCTCGGCGGCTTAAATCTCTTTTTTCTCTCAATGGAGTAGTCGATGACTTTCAGTCTGAAAACCTTCTTGAAGCTCTTCCAGGCGTCCCAGGACCCTCGAATCATGGCCCTCGTTGACGAGGTCGAGGCCGCGTATTCGGGAGGCCTGGCCAATCTCACGCTGAAGCAAGTGCGAGCCTTGATCCGCGACTTTCACGACGTCCTTCAGGTCGCCTCGAAGGCCTTCCCCGATTCTACGCTGCTCAAGACACTGCAAGAGCAGATCAACGATCTGTTCGAGT
The genomic region above belongs to Telmatocola sphagniphila and contains:
- a CDS encoding C1 family peptidase, coding for MSKELIIHDGNYKDHLAPIIDGRQASTGLIERDYAKHPPGCYATVDAVDVPIIPRSEWSARIKEMEETKSRLSDIRNTGNFGKRIPSLNQNPYSFCWAHSATHATMMLRAIFNLPYVPLSAFAVACMIKNYRNEGGWGAEALDFISQRGVPDQKFWAQQSMSRSNDNPATWANAALHRVTAGWIDIKAPVYNRTMPFDQVFSLLLTRTPGIGDYYWWRHSVNLLDPVEVERNSFGIRIWNSWGDEWSDYGTAVLQGDKAIPNGATAPRLITASAA